The proteins below are encoded in one region of Phaseolus vulgaris cultivar G19833 chromosome 1, P. vulgaris v2.0, whole genome shotgun sequence:
- the LOC137814546 gene encoding growth-regulating factor 3, translating into MDLHLKQWRNQHESEEQHSTKMPKLLPESHQQPQTQSSASALPLFVPEPNSKVSTLSDSTLAATNRLPRMGSYFSLSQWQELELQALIFRYMLAGAAVPPELLQPIKKSLLHSPHYFLHHPLQHYQPALLQSGYWGRGAMDPEPGRCRRTDGKKWRCSRDVVAGQKYCERHMHRGRNRSRKPVELPTPSSANCGGSGGGGGSQGLGASSSISSPPLATASLKSPFDLLHLSERSSGTKNEDKSLFENEDHVGGDGRAGGHMLRHFFDDWPRSLEDSDNVENNAGRMNSATCLSISMPGNASSSSDVSLKLSTGYGEDPGPRNENLNLEAEQLQLNWAGGWASGSQVASMGGPLAEALRSSTSTSSPTSVLHHLPPGSGSETSFISA; encoded by the exons ATGGACTTGCATCTGAAGCAATGGAGAAACCAGCATGAGTCAGAGGAACAACATTCTACAAAGATGCCAAAACTTCTCCCTGAATCCCATCAACAGCCACAAACACAATCATCTGCCTCTGCACTCCCTTTGTTTGTACCTGAACCCAACAGCAAAGTCAGCACCCTGTCAGATTCAACATTAGCAGCTACTAACAGACTTCCCa GGATGGGGAGCTACTTCAGCTTGTCTCAGTGGCAGGAACTTGAGTTGCAGGCTTTGATATTCAGGTACATGTTAGCTGGTGCTGCTGTTCCTCCTGAACTCCTTCAACCAATCAAGAAAAGCCTTCTTCATTCCCCTCACTATTTCCTCCATCACCCTCTCCAACATTACCAACCTGCTT TGCTGCAATCAGGGTACTGGGGTAGAGGAGCGATGGATCCAGAACCAGGGCGGTGCCGGAGAACTGACGGCAAAAAGTGGCGGTGCTCGAGGGACGTGGTGGCTGGGCAAAAGTACTGTGAGCGCCACATGCATCGTGGTAGAAACCGTTCAAGAAAGCCTGTGGAACTACCCACACCAAGTAGTGCTAATTGTGGTGgtagtggtggtggtggtggatcTCAAGGACTAGGTGCTTCATCTTCCATTTCTTCACCGCCGCTAGCTACTGCTTCTCTGAAATCCccttttgatcttcttcatcttaGCGAACG CTCCTCTGGGACCAAGAATGAAGACAAGAGCTTGTTTGAAAACGAAGATCATGTGGGTGGGGATGGCAGAGCAGGTGGGCATATGCTGAGACATTTTTTCGATGATTGGCCAAGATCACTGGAAGACTCTGACAACGTTGAAAACAATGCTGGCCGGATGAACTCGGCCACATGCCTCTCTATTTCTATGCCCGGAAATGCTTCCTCCTCCTCGGATGTATCATTGAAATTGTCCACGGGCTATGGAGAGGACCCGGGCCCAAGAAATGAGAATTTGAATCTCGAGGCAGAGCAACTGCAGTTGAATTGGGCCGGAGGATGGGCCTCGGGTAGTCAAGTGGCTTCAATGGGTGGGCCACTTGCTGAGGCACTCAGATCGTCTACTTCAACTTCATCTCCTACTAGCGTTTTGCATCACTTGCCTCCTGGTTCTGGATCTGAGACCAGCTTCATTAGCGCCTGA